The sequence AGCGTGCCTTCCCTGCCGCCGATGGCGTCTGGCTGCAGTTCGCTGCGGTATGGCCAGCCCGCGCGAACGCTATCGAGGATGGTATTGACGGCCAATGCACTGGCCACCTCGCCGGCATTGTGCCCGCCCATGCCGTCGGCCAGTACCACCAGTCCCAGCTCGGGAGCTTCCGCCACGGCGTCTTCGTTCAGCTCGCGTACGCGCCCTTTGTCGCTGCGCAGCACCGTGGTCAGCTTTCGTTCCTGTGCCATGGCTGGGCTCAGGGCGCCTGCTGCAGGCAGGCGCGCAGGTCGGCGGCCAGCTCGCTGCCACGCTGATAGCGCTGTTCAGGGTTTTTCTGCAGAACCCTGTCGATGATCGCATCGACGCAGGCCGGCAGGTCGGCCTTGAGCGAGCGCGGTGACAGGTGTGCTTCGTTGGCGATCCGGTACATGAGCGTCGCCATGGAATCGCCGGTGAAGGGCAAACTGCCGGTCAGTAACTGGTAGAGGGTCACGCCCAGCGAAAACAGGTCCGAGCGGCCATCCACATGCTTGCCGGCCAACTGCTCGGGCGACATATAGGAGGGCGTGCCCAGGACCATGCCGGTCTTGGTCTTGCTGGAATCGGTCAGGCGTGCCACGCCGAAGTCCGTCACTTTGACTTTGCGCTCTTCCGGCAGATACATCAGGTTGGCCGGCTTGATGTCACGGTGCACGACGCCCTGCGCGTGCGCATAGTCGAGCGCGTCGGCTGCATCGGCGATCAGCTGCATGACCGTGCGCGGCGGCAGCAGGCTCTCGAGCTTGACGTAGCGGGTCAGATCATGGCCCCTGATGAACTCCATGGCGATATAGGCCAGGTCGTGGTCCTCGCCGGCGTCGAAGATGGTCACGATGTTGGGATGCTGCAGCCGGCCGGCGGTCTCGGCCTCGCGGAAGAACCGCGTTTTCACTTCACCGACCTCGTTGGTCTCGAACTCCTGCGACAGCGCCATGGTCTTGATCGCCACCGTGCGGCCGATCTTGGGATCCTTGCCCAGGTACACCATGCCCATGGCGCCTCGGCCCAGCTCCTTTTCCACCTGGTAGCGGCCGAGCATGGGTTTCTTCACGCCG comes from Nevskiales bacterium and encodes:
- a CDS encoding serine/threonine-protein kinase; its protein translation is GVKKPMLGRYQVEKELGRGAMGMVYLGKDPKIGRTVAIKTMALSQEFETNEVGEVKTRFFREAETAGRLQHPNIVTIFDAGEDHDLAYIAMEFIRGHDLTRYVKLESLLPPRTVMQLIADAADALDYAHAQGVVHRDIKPANLMYLPEERKVKVTDFGVARLTDSSKTKTGMVLGTPSYMSPEQLAGKHVDGRSDLFSLGVTLYQLLTGSLPFTGDSMATLMYRIANEAHLSPRSLKADLPACVDAIIDRVLQKNPEQRYQRGSELAADLRACLQQAP